The genomic window GCCGCCTAGGCGGGCGGCAAGGCCACGGAAGACCCTGACCAGGGGTGCGCCCCTGGGCCGGTCGGTGCTGCCCGCAGACGGGATCACGCGACCAGTTCACGTCTTCGGTGGGAGAAGCCTCCGTGTCCGCATCCACAACCACTCGCCCCGTGTCCCGGCCCCTGTCCGCCGGGCGGGGCCTGCTCTACCTGCTGCTCTCGGCCGCCTCCTGGGGCACCGCCGGGGCCGCCGCCACCCTGCTCTACGGCCACAGCGGCCTCGGCCCGGTGGCGCTCACCTTCTGGCGCTCGGCCGGCGGCTCCGCGCTGCTGCTCGTGGCGCTCGCCGTCCGCCGCCGTGGATCCACCAGTCGCCCTCGCGCTTCCCACGCCCGGCGCGACATCGCCGTCAACGGTCTGGGCCTGACCCTCTTCCAGATCGGCTACTTCGAGGCGGTGCACGGCACCGGCCTGGCTGTCGGCACGGTGGTCACCCTCGGCGCCGCACCCGTCCTGGTCGCCCTCGGCGCCCGCCTGCTGCTGCGCGAACCGCTCGGCGCGGCCGGCACGGCGGCGGTGCTCGGCGCCCTGGCCGGGCTCGCGGTGCTGATCCTCGGTGGCACCTCCAGCGGCGCCACCGCCGTGCGGCCCGGCGGCGTGGCCTGGGCGCTGCTCTCGGGCGCGGGCTACGCCTGCGTCACCCTCTACGGCCGCCGCAGCGCCGGCCGGACCGACGCGCTGACCACGACCCTGTACTCGTTCCTGGTCTGCGCCGTGCTGCTGCTCCCGTTCGCCGCCGCCCAGGGCCTGTGGCCCAGCCCGCACGGCCTCGGCCGCACCCTGCTGGTGCTGCTCTACCTCGCCGCCGTGCCCACCGCCCTCGGCTACGCGCTGTACTTCACCGGCGTCACCGTGGTCCGGGCCACCACGGCCGCCGTCATCGCCCTGATCGAGCCCGTCAGCGCCACCGCCCTCGCCGTCACCGCCCTCGGCGAGCACCTCTCGCCCGCCACTGTGGCGGGCTCTGCGGTACTCCTGCTGGCGGTCACCGCCCTGGCCGTCGCCGAGACCCGCCACGCCGTCCGCACCCGGGCAGCGGTGCACCCGGCCGAACTGCTCGCGGGCCGATAGCGACCGCCACCCTCGGTGGTCTCCTGCGCATCCTCGGTGCCACGCGCGATCCGCAGGCCCAGCTCCCTGATCTGTCACACGAGAAGTCGGCACCGCCGACTTCTGGGTAACGGGTAGCGCTGGAGATCGCCCTCGAAGTCACGCCTCGGCATGATCGGTTGCCCCAGCGCGGTGCAGGTGGTGGAGCAGGAGCAGCGCCGCCACCGCGTTGGCGCTCCGGATCTCGCCCTTCGTCACCAGCTCCGGCACCTGGGAGAGCGGCACCCAGTCGCGGCGGTCGGACTCGAAGGCGTCCTCGGGGTGGCCGACGTACTCGGCGGTGTCGGACCAGTAGACGTGGTGCCGGCCGTCGGCCAGGCCGTTGGAAGGCTCCACGGTGAGCAGGTGGCGGAGAGGCCCGGGCCGCCAGCCGGTCTCCTCGAGCATTTCGCGGCCAGCCGCGGCCTCCACCTGCTCGCCGTCCTCGACCACTCCGGCCGCGAGTTCCCAGCCCCAGCTGTCGGTGATGAAGCGGTGCCGCCAGATCAGCAGCGCTTCACCGCGTTCGTTGACGGTGGTGGCGAGCGCAACGGCTCGCTGTCGCAGGACGTAGTGGTCGAGATGGCGCCCGTCGGGGAGTTCGACGTCGGCGAGGTTGACCCGCAGCCAGCGGTTCTCGTAGACCGTGTGTTCGCTGAGATTCCGCCACACCGACGACACGCTGACCTCCTGCTGCACCGATCTGTGCTGTTCAGCGTAGGGCCGTGTCGGGGGCGCTGAAGGTGGCCTCGCCGTGACATGCGAAAGGGCCCGCCGGTGCAGGCCCTTCGCGTGTTCCCCGCCGCAAAGTGCGGGTACCGTTCCAGATGTCGAGTCGGGAACGGAGCAACGGAGTTCAGTATGCCCCAGCCTGGACCGGAACACACCGGCATGCGCATCGCCCACTACCGAAAGCTGCGACACCTCACCCAGCGAGGCCTCGCCGAGCGCGCACACATCTCGTACAGCATGTTGACGAAGATCGAGCAAGGAGAGCGGCCGACCTCACCCGCCACGATCGCCGCGCTCGCCCGAGCACTCCAGATTCCGGTGGCCGAACTCATCGGCCAGCCCTACCTTTCCGAGTTGCAGCAGGACCAGCTGGATGGCCTGATCCAGCCCATCCGAGAAGCGCTCGACGTCTACGACCTCGGGGTCGATCCTGAGGTGGCGCCGCGTCCGCTGAATGCGCTTGTGGTCCACGCCGAGGCCCTGTGCGCAGCGGTCCGCGAGACGCGCCTGCGGGATGTCGCCAGTGAACTGCCCGGGCTGATCACCGAGGTGACGTCCGCCGCGCACACCAGTCCGAGCGCCGAGGCATGGACGGTCCTGGCGAGCACCTATCGGACCGCGTACGACGTGACCACGAAGCTCGGCTTCGCGGACCTGTGCGCCGTCGCCCTTGACCGGATGGCCTGGGCCGCGGAGCGTGCTTCCGATCCGGTGCTCGCCGGTGTTCGCCAGTATCTGCGCTCTCTTGCTTACCTGCGGGCAGGTCAGTACCGCACTGGCGAGCGCTTGGTGAAGGTGGGCATGGGGATGCTCCAGCAGGCCGACGCGAGTCGTGAACGGGATGTGGCCGTCGGCCAGCTGCACTTGGGTGCTGCGGTGATAGCTGCTCGTGCCCGGGACAGCGGGAGTGCTGACGGGCACCTCGACGCTGCCGACCGCGTCGCGCAGCTGACCGGTCCGGCAGAGCGCGTTCACTGGCTGAGCTTTGGACCCACCAACGTGGCGGCGCATCGGGTCAGCGTGATGGCCGAGCTGTCTCAGTACCAGCAGGCGGTGAGTGCAGCAGCCGACGTCACGATCCCGGAGTCGTGGCCGGCGTCGCGGCGCGCCCACCACCTTGCCGAGGTGGCGCATGCGCAGCTGTGGATCGGTCAGAGCGAGGCGGCGCTGCGGAATCTTCAAGCTGCCCGGGCGGCGGCGCCGCAGCAGACCCGTTACCACCCGGTCGTACGGGAGACGGTCGCAGGACTGGTGGCAGCTCGTCGGGCGGCCCCGGACTCGCTGGCCAATCTCGCTGTCTGGGTCGGTATCTGAGGAATGATCAGCAACCCCGGAACTACCACAAACTGTGGTAGTTCCGGGGTTCTGCTTTGGCGACACTCTTGCTGTCAGTGATGCTGCGACTACAGGAGTGGCTGTGACGGTGAAGCGTCCCAGTGGCCCAAAGCGCGTTCCCCGCACCCCGCAAGAGGCGGCCCGGCGTCGTCACTTGCTCGATGCCTCCTCGGGTGAACTCGGCTATGGCGGCGAGATCAGCACGCCGCAGCCGCCCTGGGGCGAGTTCCGGGGCTCGGTGGCAGTCGTGGACAGCTGTGCCGAGCAGAGCGCGGAGGTGTCCTGATGGAGGTCACCGATCACCGGCACACCGACCTGTACGTCTCCGCCGCCACCTTCCTCACCCACTACGCCCTCCACCCCGACCCCGCCGGCTACCTCGCCCACGGGTACGTGGACCTGTGCCTGGCCGCGTGGCCCACGGCTTCCGGGGTCGAGCTCGACCTCGCCACCCGCTGGGCCCTCTGGACGTGGATCGTCGATGACGCCTTCGATACCGACATGCTCGACGAATCCCGGCAGGCCGTCGGCGAGTTCGCGCTCTCCCTCCTGCTCGTGGCATGCGGCAGCACGCAGCCGGGAGCCGCCGACCACCCCACCCTGCGCGCGCTCGCCGACCTCGCAGCCGACACCCAAGCGCTGATGCCCGCCTTCTGGTGGCAGCGGTACCTCACCCACCTCGAAGACTGGGTGCACGCCGCCTCCACCAAGCTGCTCGACTTCGTGCAACCGCGTCGCACCCCCACGCTGCGCGAGTACCTGACGATCCGTCCGCCCGACGGTGGCATGCTGCTTGCCGCGATGTGGACGGAGCTGGCCGAGCGCGTCATCACCCCCGACTGGCACGACCCCCTCCTCCAGTCCCTGCTGCGCGCATTCTCGACCGTCGGCTGTCTGACCAACGACCTCGCCGACTCCGGTGACCCCTTCGGCCCGGTGGGCGCCCTGGTCGCCGCCGAGAGCCTTGAGCCAGTCGCCGCCCGTGAGTTGGTGGCCGAGCAACTGCTCGCCGAGCAGCAGCGCTTCTGGTGGCTGTACAGCGCTGTGCGCAGCGGCGGCTTCACCTCAGCGGACACCAGCCGCTTCGCGCTCGCCCTCGACCGGTTCCGCCACGCGCTCGCCGACTGGACCGCCGACAGCTCCCGCTACCAGCCGCCGGAGGTCCGGATCATGCGGGAGCAGCACGCGCCCGCATGATCCGTGCCCCGGTGCCACCTCAGCCCGCGGTGCCCCCGCCTGCCGAGTGGCGGGCGAAGACGCGGACCGCGCTGTCGGCCTCCAACCTGGGCGAGTCCTTGTGCCGGCCCGCGTTCACGTGGAGCGACCCCGAGTACCGGGCGGCCCTGGACGCCCTCCAGCAACTCCCGGAGATCGGCACCGAGGGGCCGGTCGGCTTCTGGGGCATCACCGACGGCGAGCTGGGCCAGGTGGTCGTTGTAGCGCACGACGACCGGGCCCAGCTCGCCCGCCGCCCTCGCCCGGAACAGGTCGGGCGACAATTCTCCAGCCCCTTTCTCGCCAGATGCCGCGTCAGAGCGCCACGATGCCCTCGCCGCCCGTCGCGCCCGGCACCGTCACCGACCCCACGCGGGTCAGCGCGCCGTCCCCACCCACCCGGAACTCGTCGACGATGCCCTTGCCACCCGTCTGCACGTAGAGGTAGTGCCCGTCGGTGGAGGCGGCGGCGTCGACGGTGCCCGGGTCGGTGGCGGTGTTGCCGAGGGGCGTGAGGTTGCCCGCGGTGAACCCCGACAGGCTCGCGCTGCCCGCGTTGGAGGCGTAGAGGTGGCCGCCGGCGGTGGCCAGCCAGCAGGTCGCGGCCTGGCCGGTGGGGGCCTGGCCGAGGGGGGTGAGGTGTCCGTCGCGGCCGACGGCGAAGGTGGCCACCGCGCCCGGGCCGACCTCGGTGACCTGGAGGCGGCCGTGGGCGTCGAAGACGAAGCCGAACGGCACGGCGCCCGGTTCGGCGTTGACCACCGGGGCGGCGGACGGCGCCCCGCCCGGGCCGAGCGGGAAGACGTCGATGCTCTGGCCGCCGGCCTTGGTGGTGACCACCAGCGCGCGACCGTCCGGGGTGACCGCGAGCTGCCCGGGGGTGTGGGTGAACTGCGGTGTGGCGGACGGGTCCAGGCCCAGCGCGCGGTGCTGGTCGGCGACCGGCCGCAGCTTCTCGCCGACCAGTCGGAAGCCCTGCACCGAGCCGCCGTCGAGCGCGTTGAGCAGGTAGACGTGGTCGCCGTGGACCGCGACGCTGACCGGGAAGCTGCCCCCGCTGGACAGCACCTGCCGCCGCTCCAGCCGGTCGCCGTGCACGGCGAAGACGGTGACGGTGTCGCTGCCCGCGTTCACGGCATACAGCAGGCGGTGGGCGGCGTCGTAGGCGAGCGAGCCCTGCGAGGCGAGGTGGTCGACCATCGAGCCGTCCAGCACTCCGCCGCGACCGCCGGTGGCGTACACCCCGGCCTGGCGCAGGGTGCCGTCCGCCGCGCGGGTGTAGGCCACGACGGTGTTGCCGTCCGGGTTGTCGCTCTGCACGAAGACCGGTGCGGCGTGCTGCTGGTGGTCACTGGCCGCCGAGGCCGGGCCGATCCCCAGCACGGTGGCGGCGAGCGCGGCTCCGGCGGCGATCAGGACGCTGGTGGAACGCAGGGTGGAGCGCATGGCGGAGTCTCCTCGGGGAGGTGTGGTGGGTGCCCGTGGTGCGCCCGCACCGGGGCGCCGTCGGTACTCCCCACACGCTAAGCCGCGACGGGCCGCGAACTGCCGCCGCTGAGCGCTACGTTCGCGGTTCGTAAGAACTCCCCGGAGAGGATCCCCGGAGGGAAATCGCCGGAGGGAGATCGCTGGAGAGGATCCCCGGAGAGAAACCCCCGGAGAGCCGCCGCCCCCGCGCGCTCCTGATCCGCGTGATCCAATGGGGCCACGAGAGACGGGGGAGAACACATGACACCGAACATGACCCTGACCGGCGCGGACGGCCTCCTGCTGCGCCCCTGGGCGGAGCAGGACGCACCGGCCGTCCTGGCGGCTGCCGAGTCGGTCGACACGCTCGCGGTGGCCGACCGGGCGCAGGCCGAGCAGTGGCTGGCGGCGCAGCGCCAGGCGTGGGAACGGGGCGACCGGTTCGCCTTCGCGGTCCTGGTGGGCGATGAGGTCCTGGGCCTGAGCGTGCTCAAGCGCCCCGATCCGGCCGCACCGGCGGCCGAGGTGGGCTACTGGACGACGGGGGCGGCCCGCGGCCGGGGCCTGGCGCCGCGCGCGCTGGCCGTGCTGACCGACTGGGCGTTCGCGGAATTCCCGCTGGAGCAGCTGGAGTTGTTCCACCGCCTGGACAACGCAGCGTCCTGCCGGGTGGCGCAGAAGACGGGCTACGGACTGGCGGCGGTGGTCCCGCCCAAGCCGCCGCACCCGACCGAGGCCCACCTGCACCTGCGCGAGCGCGGTGCAGGTGGGCGCAGCCCGGGGAACTGACCCGGGGCCGGTCCGGCGTGGCGTGCGGCGGTCACGGCCGCCAGTAGTCGCCGGCCATCACCAGGTAGACCAGCGTCTTGATGGTCTCGCCGTAGTAGCCGTCGCCGAAGGGGTTCTGGCTCAGCTGCTTCCAGATCGCGTCGGTCCAGGCCTGGTCGCCGGCCGCCATCGCGGCCGGGCCGACCGAGTCGCCGGCCTCCTCGGCCTGGTCGCTGGTGCTGTACGGGGTGCAGTTGAGCTTGGTGTGCGGGTAGACGTTCTGCGGGTTGCCGCCCGACTCCTTCTTCAGGCAGGCGGATTCGAGCTTGGCGGTGCTCAGCGAGACCGCCGCCGTGCCGGCGCCGTAGAGCAGCGCGTCGGTGCCCAGGTGCCAGGGCACGCGGATGGAGTTGTAGCCGACGATGTTGTCCGGCTGGCTCTCCTGGTAGTCGGCGGGCGCGGGCTTGGGGCTGCTGGTGTCGGCGTTCACCACGAAGTCGGAGAGCAGTCCGCCGCTGGGGGAGTAGGACTTGGTGAACGAGCTGATCACCGCCTCGGTCCGCTGGACGACCTTGTTCCAGTCGTGCGCGGTGTCGTAGGCGGCGAAGGCCCGCAGGTGGTCGAGCATCATGTCGGACGGCCGGGTGTCGGTGTTCGGCCCGTCGTCCTCGCACTTGAGGTGGCCGTCGGGGGCCACGTCGTGGGCGTAGAAGGCGGCCAGCCAGGCCTTGGCGTCGGCGGTGTAGCCGCCCCACTGCTTGTCGGCGAGGATCAGGCCGTAGCCGACGTCCAGGTCGCCGTCGGTGGCGCCGTCGGGGGTGCCCTTGTCGGCGTACTTGCAGGTCTTGCCGTCCAGCTTCCACTCCATCAGGCCGTACTGGTCCTTGTGGTCCTTGACCAGCTGCCACAGGCCGTTGAACTCGGTCTGCGCGTTGGCGTCGTAACCGGCCATCAGCGGCACGATGTTCATGCCGTAGCCCTGACCCTCGGAGACCGGGCCGTTGTTGGGGGCGTCGTCGTCGCCCTTGCTGGAGACGTAGTACTCGTTGCTCGCGCAACCGTGGTGCAGGTAGGTGGACTTCCAGGAGTCGTACTGCTTCTCCACGGCCGCGTCGCGGCTGGCCTGCGAGGCGGAGGGCAGCACGCCCACCTGGTAGGCGGTGTGGCTGGGGAACGCGTGCGCGGCGTGCGCGGCGGCCACGGCCGGGGCGGCGCCGGCCAGTCCGAGACCGAGCGCGGCGGTGGCGAGCGCGGTGGTGGCGGCGAGCAGGGACCGGGCCGGGGGCGCGGCGATCCGACGGGGCATCATTTCTCCTTGGGGGAATGAGAAGTGAGCTGGGGTTGCCTCCGAAAGTTAGGAAAGTTTCCTTATTAATCGAGGCCATGTCAATACTTTTGCGCGAGCTGTCCGCTCGGCGGATGCATCGGCCGGCGCTGCCCGCCGATCACGAAGCGGGCGTCAGCAGCGCGGGGTGGTCACCCGCGAAGTCGAGGAAGGTGGCCAGCGCCGAGCCCGGGCGCCGCTCCGCCGACCAGGCCAGGGTGAGCATCCACTGCGGTTCGGGCGTCAGCCGGCGAATCCGCACGGGGTGGCCGGGCCCCTCGGCCACCGCGCGCGGCACGATCGCCGCGGCCACGCCGAAGGCGGCCAGGGCCCGCGCCGCCGCCGGATCACGGGTCTCGAAGCGGAACCGGGGCGTGGCGCCGGCCAGCGTGAGCGCCGAGAGCACGATCTCCCGCACGGTCGAGCCCACCGGGTAGCCGACCAGATCGGTGCCGTGCAGCGTCCCCAGCGGCACCGGCGGCTCGACCGGCGCGGCCCCGGCGCCCGCGCCCACCGGCGCGGCGCTGATCAGCACCAGCGGCTCGATGCCCAGCGAGCGGTGGACCAGCCCGTCCCCGTCGGTCTCGGTCGTGTCCGTACGACGCGCCACGATCGCCGCGTCCAGCTGCCCCGCCCGCAGGGCCAGCGTCATCTCCGCCGTGGTCAGCTCGCGCAGCTCCACCTCCACCCCCGGGCAGGCCGCGCCGAACTCGCGCAGCACCCGGGCCAGCCGGCTGGTCAGTCCGGGCAGGCAGCCCAGCCGTATCCGCCCGAGCGTGCCGTCCGCCCAGCCCCGCAACTCCTGTTCGACCGTGGCGAGATCGGCCAGGATCCGCTCCGCGCCGGCCAGCAGCGCCGCCCCGGCGGCCGTCAGCTCGACCCGGTGGTTGCTCCGCTCGAACAGCACCACGCCCAACTGGCGCTCCAGCTTGCGGATCTGCTGGGAGAGCGCAGGCTGAGCGATGCCGAGCACCTGCGCCGCGCGGGTGAAGTGCAGCTCCCGGGCCACGGCGCGGACATACTCGAGCTGACGCGAAGTGATCATCGTGAAAGTCTAAGGAGGGGCCGCGCGCGCCCGCGAGCGTGAGCGGCCCTGGCGGGTGCGGGTATCGGTGTACGGGCAGGTCCGGACAGAACCGGGCAGGCACCGGCAGACGGACGGAACGGGAGTGGGCATGACGGAGCATCTGGTGGTCATCGGCGCGGACGCGGCGGGCATGTCGGCCGCCTCCCAGGCCAGGCGCCGGCGCGGCCCCGAGGAGCTGCGGATCACCGCCTTCGAGCGCGGCTCGGTCACCTCCTACTCGGCCTGCGGGATCCCGTACTGGGTCGGCGGCGAGGTCGCCGAGGCCGACGAGCTGATCGCCCGCACCCCGGAGCAGCACCGCGCCCGCGGCATCGACCTGCGGCTGCGCACCGAGGTGACCGCGCTGGACCCTGAGCGGCGCCGGGTGCGCAGCCGCGACCTGGACACCGGTGCGCAGGAGTGGACCCCCTACGACCACCTGGTCATCGCCACCGGCGCGGAGCCGGTGCGACCCGCGCTGCCGGGCTTCGACGCGCCCGGGGTGCACACCGCCCACACCCTGCCGGACGGCCGGGCCCTGCTCGACACCCTCGCCGGCCTCCGCGCGCCGGGCGGCCTCGGCGAGACGGACGGTGCCGCAGCCGCGAGCCCGCGCCGGGCGGTGGTGATCGGCGGCGGCTACATCGGCATCGAGATGGTGGAGGCCGTGCTGCGGCAGGGCTACCAGGTCACCCTGGTGCACCGCACGCCCGAGCCGATGCCGGGCCTCGATCCGCAGATGGGCGCGCTGATCCGCCGGGGCATGGCCAAGCTGGGCGTCGAGGTGGTGCCGGAGGCCGAGGCCACCGAGGTGCTGCTCGGCCCGGACGGCCGCCCGCGCGCGGTACGCAGCACGGCGGGCGAGCACCCGGCCGACCTGGTGGTGCTCGGCCTCGGAGTCCGTCCGCGCACCGCGCTGGCCCGCGCCGCCGGCCTGCCGCTGGGCGTGCACGGCGGGCTGCGCACCGACGAGCGGATGCGGGTGGTGGACGCCGCGGGCACCTCGCTGCCCGGGCTCTGGGCGGGCGGCGACTGCGTGGAGGTGCGCCACCTGGTCTCCGGGCAGCACCGGCACGTCGCGCTCGGCACCCACGCCAACAAGCACGGCCTGGTGATCGGGACCAACCTGGGCGGCGGCGAGGCGGCCTTCCCCGGCGTGGTGGGCACGGCGATCACCCGGATCTGCGACCTGGAGATCGCCCGGACGGGGCTGAACGAGCGCGAGGCGACGGCGGCGGGCCTGGACTGGACCGCCGCCGTCGTCGAGTCGACCGCGCAGGCGGGCTACCTCCCCGGCGCGGCCTGGATGACCGTCAAGCTGCTGGCCGAGCGGGGCAGTGGTCGGCTGCTCGGCCTGCAGATCGTCGGCGGCGCCGGCGCGGCGAAGCGGATCGACATCGGCGCGATGGCGCTGGGCAGCGGGCTGACGGTGCAGGAGCTGATCTTCCAGGACCTGGCCTACGCCCCGCCGTTCTCCCCGGTCTGGGACCCGGTCCTGGTGGCCGCCCGGAAGGCGGCCGCCAGGATCTGAGCCGGTCCGCGCCGAGCCACTGCTCGTCGCCCGGCGCGGACCGGCCCCGACCGGGCCGTTTCAGAACCGGTACTGCGTCAGTTGGTGTACACCGCGGGGCTGCCGCTCTTGCTGGTGTCCTGCACCGGGCCGTAGGCGGCGGTGAAGTAGCCGTCCGAGAAGCAGACCCCGGCGCCGCTGCTCAGGGTGAAGTGCTGGTTGGTGAAGCTGATGGACTGCGAGGCGTTGCTGGTGGTGCCGCTCAGGCTGGCCGGGGCCGCCTGGTAGGTGCAGGTCACCTGGCCCAGGAAGGTGTCCAGCACCATGGTGGTCTGGATCGGACCGGAGTTCGGCGACAGGGTGACCGGGTTGCCGGAGCTGTCACCGACGTTGTTGGTGTAGCTCAGGTTGTCCACGCTGATGCTGTTCACATCGAGGACACCGGGGATGTTGAGGGCGCTGCAGTTGCCGAAGGTCTGGCTGTTGAGCGTCTCCACGGCGGTGCCGGGGGCGGCCGGGTTGCTGGTCACCGTCGCGCTGAACGAGGAGGACGCACAGCTCACGCCGGTGCCGCCGGTGGAGTCGGAGTAGAAGTTGGCGGCGCCGCCGCTGGGCAGCGAGGCGGTGAGCACGTCGCCGACGGCGACCGCGCTGCCGCCGGCGCTGCCGTAGGTCAGCACGTTGCCGCTGGCCGAGGCGGGCAGGGCGGGCAGGATGGCGAGCCCGGCGGCGGCCAGCGCCGCGCCGAGGTAGAGGCTTTTGCGCATGAGGGATCCTCTGTCTGTTCCGGTGGGTGGACGTGCACGGATGACGCACCGCGCACGGGTCTTGAGGGGGTGCCGCTACTGACCGGCCGAGGCGTTCAGCGCACCGGTGAGGTCGCTCAGGCTGCCGTCCAGGGCGAGCGAGGTGTTGGTCTGCTGGAAGGTCACCGAGCCCTGCCCCGCGCCGGAGGGGATGCCCATGGTCCAGTCGATGATCGGGTCCAGGATGCCGCCGAGGCCGCAGCCCGAGGCACCGGGGACGCTGAAGGTGTTGTCGACCAGCTTGGCGCCGGTGAACGAGGCGATCAGCGCGTGGTGGCCGTTCGGGTCGCCCTTCAGCGCGATGGTGCCCGGGCTGCCGGTCATCGGCTGGGCGGGTGCGGGCGGGGCGGTGGTGCCGGTGGTCGGTTGCAGCACGATCGGCGAGCTGTCCGAGCCGATGTAGCAGTCGTCGCCGAAGAAGGCGTTGAAGAGGTGGAGCTTGACCGGCAGCTTGAAGACCGGGTAGGACTCGCCGGCCGCCAGCGGGGTGAAGTCGGTGACCGGACCGGCGAGTTCGACCTGTGCGAAGACACTGGTCACGCCGGGCAGGAAGTTGATGATCCCGGGAATGGTGATCTGGGCCGGCTGGCCGGTCAGCAGTTGGGCGCCGGTGGGGGCGACGGTCGCGTACTGGTTGGC from Kitasatospora sp. NBC_01250 includes these protein-coding regions:
- a CDS encoding GNAT family N-acetyltransferase yields the protein MTPNMTLTGADGLLLRPWAEQDAPAVLAAAESVDTLAVADRAQAEQWLAAQRQAWERGDRFAFAVLVGDEVLGLSVLKRPDPAAPAAEVGYWTTGAARGRGLAPRALAVLTDWAFAEFPLEQLELFHRLDNAASCRVAQKTGYGLAAVVPPKPPHPTEAHLHLRERGAGGRSPGN
- a CDS encoding Tat pathway signal sequence domain protein — protein: MRKSLYLGAALAAAGLAILPALPASASGNVLTYGSAGGSAVAVGDVLTASLPSGGAANFYSDSTGGTGVSCASSSFSATVTSNPAAPGTAVETLNSQTFGNCSALNIPGVLDVNSISVDNLSYTNNVGDSSGNPVTLSPNSGPIQTTMVLDTFLGQVTCTYQAAPASLSGTTSNASQSISFTNQHFTLSSGAGVCFSDGYFTAAYGPVQDTSKSGSPAVYTN
- a CDS encoding FAD-dependent oxidoreductase; protein product: MTEHLVVIGADAAGMSAASQARRRRGPEELRITAFERGSVTSYSACGIPYWVGGEVAEADELIARTPEQHRARGIDLRLRTEVTALDPERRRVRSRDLDTGAQEWTPYDHLVIATGAEPVRPALPGFDAPGVHTAHTLPDGRALLDTLAGLRAPGGLGETDGAAAASPRRAVVIGGGYIGIEMVEAVLRQGYQVTLVHRTPEPMPGLDPQMGALIRRGMAKLGVEVVPEAEATEVLLGPDGRPRAVRSTAGEHPADLVVLGLGVRPRTALARAAGLPLGVHGGLRTDERMRVVDAAGTSLPGLWAGGDCVEVRHLVSGQHRHVALGTHANKHGLVIGTNLGGGEAAFPGVVGTAITRICDLEIARTGLNEREATAAGLDWTAAVVESTAQAGYLPGAAWMTVKLLAERGSGRLLGLQIVGGAGAAKRIDIGAMALGSGLTVQELIFQDLAYAPPFSPVWDPVLVAARKAAARI
- a CDS encoding DMT family transporter, with translation MSRPLSAGRGLLYLLLSAASWGTAGAAATLLYGHSGLGPVALTFWRSAGGSALLLVALAVRRRGSTSRPRASHARRDIAVNGLGLTLFQIGYFEAVHGTGLAVGTVVTLGAAPVLVALGARLLLREPLGAAGTAAVLGALAGLAVLILGGTSSGATAVRPGGVAWALLSGAGYACVTLYGRRSAGRTDALTTTLYSFLVCAVLLLPFAAAQGLWPSPHGLGRTLLVLLYLAAVPTALGYALYFTGVTVVRATTAAVIALIEPVSATALAVTALGEHLSPATVAGSAVLLLAVTALAVAETRHAVRTRAAVHPAELLAGR
- a CDS encoding terpene synthase family protein; translation: MEVTDHRHTDLYVSAATFLTHYALHPDPAGYLAHGYVDLCLAAWPTASGVELDLATRWALWTWIVDDAFDTDMLDESRQAVGEFALSLLLVACGSTQPGAADHPTLRALADLAADTQALMPAFWWQRYLTHLEDWVHAASTKLLDFVQPRRTPTLREYLTIRPPDGGMLLAAMWTELAERVITPDWHDPLLQSLLRAFSTVGCLTNDLADSGDPFGPVGALVAAESLEPVAARELVAEQLLAEQQRFWWLYSAVRSGGFTSADTSRFALALDRFRHALADWTADSSRYQPPEVRIMREQHAPA
- a CDS encoding glycosyl hydrolase family 8, translated to MPRRIAAPPARSLLAATTALATAALGLGLAGAAPAVAAAHAAHAFPSHTAYQVGVLPSASQASRDAAVEKQYDSWKSTYLHHGCASNEYYVSSKGDDDAPNNGPVSEGQGYGMNIVPLMAGYDANAQTEFNGLWQLVKDHKDQYGLMEWKLDGKTCKYADKGTPDGATDGDLDVGYGLILADKQWGGYTADAKAWLAAFYAHDVAPDGHLKCEDDGPNTDTRPSDMMLDHLRAFAAYDTAHDWNKVVQRTEAVISSFTKSYSPSGGLLSDFVVNADTSSPKPAPADYQESQPDNIVGYNSIRVPWHLGTDALLYGAGTAAVSLSTAKLESACLKKESGGNPQNVYPHTKLNCTPYSTSDQAEEAGDSVGPAAMAAGDQAWTDAIWKQLSQNPFGDGYYGETIKTLVYLVMAGDYWRP
- a CDS encoding lactonase family protein, which translates into the protein MRSTLRSTSVLIAAGAALAATVLGIGPASAASDHQQHAAPVFVQSDNPDGNTVVAYTRAADGTLRQAGVYATGGRGGVLDGSMVDHLASQGSLAYDAAHRLLYAVNAGSDTVTVFAVHGDRLERRQVLSSGGSFPVSVAVHGDHVYLLNALDGGSVQGFRLVGEKLRPVADQHRALGLDPSATPQFTHTPGQLAVTPDGRALVVTTKAGGQSIDVFPLGPGGAPSAAPVVNAEPGAVPFGFVFDAHGRLQVTEVGPGAVATFAVGRDGHLTPLGQAPTGQAATCWLATAGGHLYASNAGSASLSGFTAGNLTPLGNTATDPGTVDAAASTDGHYLYVQTGGKGIVDEFRVGGDGALTRVGSVTVPGATGGEGIVAL
- a CDS encoding helix-turn-helix domain-containing protein yields the protein MPQPGPEHTGMRIAHYRKLRHLTQRGLAERAHISYSMLTKIEQGERPTSPATIAALARALQIPVAELIGQPYLSELQQDQLDGLIQPIREALDVYDLGVDPEVAPRPLNALVVHAEALCAAVRETRLRDVASELPGLITEVTSAAHTSPSAEAWTVLASTYRTAYDVTTKLGFADLCAVALDRMAWAAERASDPVLAGVRQYLRSLAYLRAGQYRTGERLVKVGMGMLQQADASRERDVAVGQLHLGAAVIAARARDSGSADGHLDAADRVAQLTGPAERVHWLSFGPTNVAAHRVSVMAELSQYQQAVSAAADVTIPESWPASRRAHHLAEVAHAQLWIGQSEAALRNLQAARAAAPQQTRYHPVVRETVAGLVAARRAAPDSLANLAVWVGI
- a CDS encoding LysR family transcriptional regulator, giving the protein MITSRQLEYVRAVARELHFTRAAQVLGIAQPALSQQIRKLERQLGVVLFERSNHRVELTAAGAALLAGAERILADLATVEQELRGWADGTLGRIRLGCLPGLTSRLARVLREFGAACPGVEVELRELTTAEMTLALRAGQLDAAIVARRTDTTETDGDGLVHRSLGIEPLVLISAAPVGAGAGAAPVEPPVPLGTLHGTDLVGYPVGSTVREIVLSALTLAGATPRFRFETRDPAAARALAAFGVAAAIVPRAVAEGPGHPVRIRRLTPEPQWMLTLAWSAERRPGSALATFLDFAGDHPALLTPAS
- a CDS encoding NUDIX hydrolase; amino-acid sequence: MSSVWRNLSEHTVYENRWLRVNLADVELPDGRHLDHYVLRQRAVALATTVNERGEALLIWRHRFITDSWGWELAAGVVEDGEQVEAAAGREMLEETGWRPGPLRHLLTVEPSNGLADGRHHVYWSDTAEYVGHPEDAFESDRRDWVPLSQVPELVTKGEIRSANAVAALLLLHHLHRAGATDHAEA